One genomic segment of Mytilus trossulus isolate FHL-02 chromosome 4, PNRI_Mtr1.1.1.hap1, whole genome shotgun sequence includes these proteins:
- the LOC134716814 gene encoding uncharacterized protein LOC134716814 encodes MDPSHAEQQEEVQPPEGNVPDLELLQNPSNKTPLDESAETRRVRELTERGQGAFIEKRDKFYNDLEALWSNLESRLLETTKPPNDLQQLLTAQDKIVQDCTNYRRLTDEYLQFLKSTKTLDSLQDIDTCKLSTDIRMSKVDLAIETLHEHRLTLTTAKSTKTRISKGKKSSHSGSSNVSDMSSLARRKRAKAEAAKSKIAFVEQHSLILQQEAMLEEQALFRQSELEQEAIRRKSQITQESARVSREKSDLKAKLNLLEARKEAAAAEAEARILEYDDSQAFSDLPDDKEDPLQRVQDFVNKLPVSPAVKEVTEPQKKKQMPVKIELGHAAPAFVPSVALNLPSQTPKVLPTRTKSPTVNVFPDLGTITGTGKQGVSEKIPVLHQNQGVIEEIPAEHQKQGVIEEIPVAHQQQINLTSEITRFLLRKDLLFSRLTSFNDRAESFHTWKASFKNVTDELQVSDSEQIDLLIKWLGPESAKHAISIRASNANNPNIGIQRLWKRLDERYGAPEMLEASLMSKLAKFPTLTNKDNTRLYELSDILSEIEYHKENPKLGCLLGYFDSSSGINPIVEKLPYGLQEKWTTRATRYKSKYEVAFPPFTEFSAFVREISKTKNDPGFIFGSKATPNTKGAAPRFTSYPKTKVGTHKTAIEQQSGDASKQGLCILHNTKHSLNECRAFRAKSIEERKGLLKENNVCYKCCDSTTHRSRECNARISCKECGSKQHTTALHIARPQQPANSQSSSPKQTYGGEPIESAETKATSVNSTCTEICKDTYGGKSCAKILPVNVHHKDNQYKVIRMYAIIDDQSNRSLASPEFFNLFDVKDKPENYTLSTCSGKVVTSGKRGRGFVMESINGYDKFDLPVLIECDHIPDNRDEIPTPEVTMHHPHLKELRGSIPPIDEHCQILLLIGRDLIEAHHVLDQRIGPSRTPYAQQLKLGWVVIGETCINKQHVPLELNVKITNILPTGQPSTFQPCTSKFDIRENYTDPVTKDLQSPLFEKTRDDDKPGQSYEDKMFMKQMDNEFVRDSEGSWVAPLPFRVPRQPLPSNRQQALHRANMLDTSLNRNPVKREHFLTFMSKILDNNHAELAPPLDDHEECWYLPLFGVYHPKKPDQIRGVFDSSAKCNGISLNSVLLTGPDLTNDLLGVLLRFRKEMVAVTADVQHMFHCFVVRKDHRNYLRFLWHKDNDLQENLVEYRMRVHVFGNSPSPAVATLGLRKAAQASEQEFGSHVTSFVTRDFYVDDGLTSCPTTEEAVKLMKDTQQALSKYGNLRLHKFASNCAEVMSAFHASDLASNLKDLDLESDSKPLQRSLGLSWDVNTDKFLFQLSSENKPITRRGILSTINSLYDPLGFLAPVIIQGKLLLRKIVSETVDWDQPLSDDTAAEWKSWRDTLIAIETLRIPRTYVPYLSKTATKELHVFSDASEKAIAAVAYLRTTDSSGEPNIGFILGKAKVAPTSGHTIPRLELSAAVLAVEITQTIVDNLDLQIDNVKFYTDSKVVLGYISNDTRRFFIYVANRVEKIRKFSSPNQWNYVPTNRNPADSGTRSVPAHEIHSSEWLLGPRQLLFSEQKNSEDIYQLIDPEEDGEIRATVNVAKTFATPERKGIGTDRFNRFSNWTSLVRAIAFLERFSRLHGSKKASPATSLEGFLNAENFILTSAQYEVYGDEIDCIKRQEQINKRSPIANLNPFLDEQGLLRVGGRIAKSDLNLREKKPLIVPGRHHIATLLVRHYHDKIKHQGRHFTDGAIRSAGFWIVGAKRLISSLIHKCVTCRKLRGKTECQIMSDLPEDRLEPSPPFTNVGIDTFGPWTIVSRKTRGGYANSKRWAILFTCLVTRAVHIELIEEMSSSAFINAVRRFAAIRGQVKTFRSDRGTNFIGAIDDLKIDSINVEDGPFKNFLYNTGTTWIFNPPHSSHMGGAWERMIGIARRILDAMLINAAGRSLTHDVLNTFMAEVSAIINSRPLVPVSTDPENPLILTPAMLLTQKTDYIFTSDQLGEFDKRDLCLAEWRRVQALASVFWSRWRKEYLPLLQQRRKWTEDRRDLIEGDVILLKDKNLCRTQWPIGIIVNSFKSSDEHVRKAEVRIIVNGKASVYTRPIVDMILLIENDCV; translated from the coding sequence ATGGATCCCAGTCACGCGGAACAGCAAGAAGAGGTTCAGCCCCCAGAGGGAAATGTCCCAGATCTAGAACTACTACAAAATCCGTCTAACAAAACACCTTTAGATGAAAGCGCAGAGACTAGGCGAGTGCGCGAACTTACCGAAAGGGGACAGGGAGCCTTTATAGAAAAACGCGACAAGTTCTATAACGACTTAGAGGCCCTATGGTCAAACCTAGAATCTAGATTATTAGAAACGACCAAGCCTCCTAACGACCTCCAGCAATTGTTAACGGCACAGGATAAAATTGTACAAGACTGTACTAATTATCGCAGGCTCACAGACGAGTACTTGCAATTTCtcaaaagtacaaaaacatTAGACAGCCTTCAAGACATTGATACCTGCAAATTGTCAACGGATATCCGAATGTCTAAAGTTGACCTAGCAATTGAAACTTTGCACGAACATCGCCTTACCTTGACAACGGCTAAATCAACAAAAACGAGGATATCTAAGGGCAAGAAAAGCTCGCACAGCGGTAGCTCCAATGTCTCTGACATGTCAAGTCTTGCACGGAGGAAGCGCGCCAAAGCAGAGGCCGCTAAATCAAAAATAGCCTTTGTTGAACAACATTCACTTATCCTACAACAAGAAGCAATGTTAGAGGAACAAGCCCTGTTCAGACAATCTGAATTAGAACAAGAGGCCATACGCAGAAAATCACAAATCACACAAGAGTCTGCACGTGTAAGCCGAGAAAAATCCGATCTGAAGGCCAAGTTAAACCTTCTAGAAGCACGCAAAGAGGCTGCAGCCGCAGAAGCCGAGGCCCGTATCCTGGAATATGATGACAGCCAAGCGTTTAGTGATCTCCCTGACGATAAGGAAGACCCGCTCCAGCGTGTGCAAGATTTCGTCAATAAACTTCCAGTATCACCCGCTGTAAAGGAAGTAACAGAAcctcaaaagaaaaaacaaatgccTGTTAAAATTGAGCTGGGTCATGCAGCGCCAGCGTTCGTGCCATCTGTGGCACTGAACTTGCCATCACAAACACCTAAGGTATTGCCTACACGTACTAAGTCACCAACTGTTAATGTATTCCCAGATCTGGGAACTATAACTGGCACAGGAAAACAGGGCGTTTCAGAAAAGATCCCTGTCTTACACCAAAATCAAGGCGTCATAGAAGAGATCCCTGCTGAACACCAAAAACAGGGAGTTATAGAAGAGATCCCTGTTGCACACCAGCAACAAATCAACCTCACATCGGAGATAACTAGATTCCTCTTACGTAAGGACCTGCTTTTCTCCCGGTTAACAAGCTTTAACGATCGGGCAGAATCCTTCCATACTTGGAAAGCAAGCTTCAAGAATGTGACGGATGAGTTACAAGTCTCTGATTCAGAACAGATCGATTTACTGATCAAGTGGCTCGGTCCAGAGTCTGCTAAACACGCCATTAGCATAAGAGCGTCGAACGCCAATAATCCTAACATAGGGATACAGAGATTATGGAAGAGGCTTGACGAGCGGTATGGTGCTCCAGAAATGTTAGAAGCCTCTCTCATGAGTAAGCTTGCCAAGTTCCCTACCTTAACAAATAAGGACAACACACGTCTCTACGAACTATCCGACATTCTATCAGAAATAGAATATCACAAGGAAAATCCCAAGCTGGGATGTTTGCTAGGATATTTTGACTCCTCATCCGGGATTAATCctattgttgaaaaattaccgtACGGACTCCAAGAAAAGTGGACCACAAGGGCTACAAGATACAAGTCCAAATATGAAGTTGCCTTTCCACCTTTCACAGAATTCTCTGCCTTCGTCAGAGaaataagcaaaacaaaaaacgacCCTGGGTTCATCTTTGGGTCAAAAGCCACACCAAATACAAAAGGTGCTGCGCCAAGGTTTACGTCTTACCCCAAGACTAAAGTTGGCACCCATAAAACAGCGATTGAGCAGCAATCTGGAGACGCCAGCAAACAAGGTCTTTGTATTCTGCACAATACAAAGCATTCCTTAAATGAATGTCGAGCGTTCCGAGCCAAGTCAATAGAGGAGCGCAAAGGtcttttgaaagaaaacaatgtaTGTTACAAGTGTTGTGATTCTACCACACACAGGAGCCGGGAATGCAATGCACGCATAAGTTGTAAAGAATGTGGAAGTAAACAACACACTACCGCACTTCACATCGCTAGACCACAGCAACCTGCAAATTCTCAGTCTAGCTCGCCTAAGCAAACCTACGGCGGGGAGCCTATAGAATCGGCTGAAACTAAAGCAACCTCAGTTAACTCTACCTGTACTGAGATCTGCAAAGATACATATGGCGGGAAATCTTGTGCTAAAATACTTCCTGTGAATGTTCATCACAAAGATAATCAGTACAAAGTTATTCGCATGTACGCCATCATTGATGACCAAAGCAACCGGTCACTAGCATCGCCCGAATTCTTTAATCTCTTCGACGTCAAAGATAAACCGGAGAACTATACTTTATCAACATGCTCCGGCAAAGTAGTCACTTCCGGCAAAAGAGGAAGAGGTTTCGTCATGGAATCAATCAATGGTTATGACAAATTTGACCTCCCTGTACTGATAGAATGCGATCATATTCCCGATAATAGGGACGAAATACCTACTCCGGAAGTAACAATGCATCACCCTCATTTAAAAGAACTTAGGGGTAGCATTCCACCCATAGATGAACATTGCCAAATTCTTCTCTTAATTGGCAGAGACCTTATAGAAGCACACCATGTGCTTGACCAGCGCATAGGACCATCCAGAACTCCATATGCACAACAATTGAAGCTAGGTTGGGTAGTGATAGGAGAAACTTGCATTAATAAGCAGCATGTGCCTCTCGagttaaatgtcaaaataaccaACATTTTACCTACGGGACAACCTTCAACCTTTCAACCATGCACAAGCAAGTTTGACATCCGAGAAAACTACACAGACCCTGTAACGAAAGATTTACAATCGCCACTCTTTGAAAAAACGAGGGACGATGATAAGCCTGGACAGTCATATGAGGACAAAATGTTCATGAAGCAGATGGACAACGAATTTGTGAGAGACTCGGAAGGAAGTTGGGTAGCACCGTTGCCGTTCCGAGTGCCAAGACAGCCATTGCCAAGCAATAGACAACAAGCTCTTCATCGTGCTAATATGTTAGACACCAGTCTGAATAGAAACCCAGTTAAGCGGGAACACTTTCTTACGTTCATGAGTAAGATCCTAGACAATAATCATGCAGAGCTCGCTCCACCATTGGACGACCATGAAGAGTGCTGGTATTTGCCATTATTTGGTGTTTATCATCCAAAGAAACCCGATCAGATCAGAGGAGTGTTTGATTCTTCCGccaaatgtaacggaatttcaCTCAATAGTGTCCTGCTAACAGGTCCAGACTTGACCAATGATCTTCTTGGAGTACTGCTGCGTTTCCGGAAAGAAATGGTCGCAGTAACTGCAGACGTTCAACACATGTTTCACTGCTTTGTAGTGAGAAAAGACCATCGAAATTATCTGAGGTTTTTATGGCATAAAGACAACGACCTACAAGAGAACCTTGTCGAATACCGCATGAGAGTTCATGTTTTTGGAAATAGTCCGTCACCTGCCGTTGCTACACTTGGACTCAGAAAAGCAGCTCAAGCATCAGAACAAGAGTTCGGCAGTCACGTGACTAGTTTTGTTACAAGAGACTTCTATGTCGACGACGGTCTTACGTCATGTCCTACAACAGAGGAAGCTGTTAAGCTCATGAAGGACACTCAGCAAGCATTATCGAAGTATGGAAACTTAAGGCTTCACAAGTTCGCATCTAATTGTGCAGAAGTTATGTCTGCGTTTCATGCCAGTGATTTGGCTTCAAATCTTAAGGATCTAGACCTAGAATCCGATAGCAAACCCCTACAACGTAGTCTTGGTCTCAGCTGGGACGTAAACACTGATAAATTCTTATTTCAATTATCTTCAGAAAACAAACCGATCACTCGGAGAGGAATTTTATCGACGATAAACAGTCTCTACGATCCTCTGGGATTTTTGGCTCCGGTGATTATACAAGGGAAACTCCTATTAAGGAAAATAGTATCAGAAACCGTCGATTGGGACCAACCTCTCTCTGATGACACAGCAGCTGAGTGGAAATCTTGGAGAGATACTCTAATTGCTATAGAAACATTGCGCATTCCACGTACCTACGTGCCGTATCTCAGCAAAACCGCCACAAAGGAGTTACATGTCTTCTCTGATGCATCAGAAAAAGCCATAGCAGCTGTTGCATATCTACGAACGACCGACAGTAGTGGTGAACCTAACATAGGTTTCATTCTTGGGAAAGCTAAAGTTGCACCAACAAGTGGTCATACTATTCCACGACTTGAACTATCTGCTGCCGTATTAGCAGTTGAGATCACACAAACGATTGTGGATAActtagatttacaaatagacAACGTGAAATTCTACACAGACAGTAAAGTTGTCTTAGGTTACATCAGTAACGATACAAGAAGGTTCTTTATCTATGTCGCTAATAGAGTAGAGAAGATTAGGAAATTTAGCTCTCCAAATCAATGGAATTATGTACCAACTAACCGTAATCCCGCAGATTCGGGAACGAGGTCCGTACCTGCTCACGAAATTCATAGCAGTGAATGGTTATTAGGACCAAGACAACTTCTTTTCTCAGAACAGAAGAATTCTGAGGACATATATCAGCTAATAGACCCAGAGGAAGATGGAGAAATACGTGCAACTGTTAATGTTGCAAAAACATTTGCCACACCTGAGCGTAAAGGTATCGGAACTGATAGATTTAACAGATTCTCCAACTGGACATCACTTGTGCGAGCTATAGCCTTTTTAGAACGCTTCTCCCGTTTACACGGGTCAAAAAAGGCATCACCAGCGACTTCTCTGGAAGGCTTTTTGAATGCCGAAAATTTCATCTTAACATCTGCTCAATATGAAGTTTACGGAGATGAAATAGATTGCATTAAACGTCAGGAACAAATTAATAAGCGGAGCCCGATAGCTAACCTAAATCCGTTTTTGGACGAACAAGGACTATTACGAGTTGGAGGCCGTATTGCTAAATCTGACTTAAACCTCCGTGAAAAGAAACCATTGATCGTCCCTGGACGCCATCATATAGCGACATTATTAGTCCGACACTACCATGACAAGATAAAACATCAAGGTCGCCACTTCACAGATGGAGCGATTCGATCCGCAGGATTCTGGATCGTCGGAGCAAAGCGTTTGATCTCTTCTCTCATTCACAAATGTGTGACATGCCGCAAGCTAAGAGGAAAAACTGAGTGTCAAATCATGTCTGATTTGCCAGAGGACCGTCTTGAACCGTCACCTCCGTTTACCAACGTTGGAATAGACACATTTGGACCCTGGACAATTGTTTCACGTAAAACACGTGGTGGATACGCAAACTCAAAACGTTGGGCAATTCTTTTCACATGCTTAGTGACTAGAGCTGTTCACATCGAACTAATTGAGGAAATGAGCTCTTCAGCTTTCATAAACGCCGTCAGAAGATTCGCCGCTATAAGAGGTCAAGTTAAGACTTTCCGATCCGACCGTGGAACAAACTTTATTGGCGCAATCGACGATCTAAAGATTGACTCTATCAACGTCGAAGATGGACCCTTCAAGAACTTTTTGTATAATACTGGTACAACTTGGATCTTCAATCCGCCACATTCGTCCCACATGGGTGGAGCCTGGGAAAGAATGATAGGTATCGCAAGGAGAATACTTGATGCTATGCTTATCAACGCCGCTGGAAGGAGTCTAACGCATGACGTGCTTAATACATTCATGGCAGAAGTTTCAGCAATAATCAATTCAAGACCTCTGGTACCAGTATCAACAGATCCAGAGAATCCGCTAATCTTAACACCAGCTATGTTACTGACACAAAAGACCGATTACATCTTTACTTCAGATCAGCTTGGAGAATTCGACAAACGGGATCTATGTCTAGCCGAATGGAGACGTGTACAGGCTCTGGCCAGTGTTTTCTGGTCCCGTTGGAGAAAAGAGTACCTGCCGTTACTACAACAACGACGAAAATGGACCGAAGATCGCCGCGATCTCATCGAAGGAGACGTCATTCTTCTAAAGGACAAAAACCTTTGCCGTACCCAATGGCCAATTGGAATTATAGTGAACTCATTTAAAAGTTCAGACGAACATGTCCGAAAAGCAGAAGTACGAATAATTGTAAATGGAAAAGCATCCGTCTACACACGACCGATCGTGGACATGATTCTTCTCATCGAAAACGACTGTGTATAA
- the LOC134715998 gene encoding dihydropteridine reductase-like — protein sequence MALAGKILVYGGKGALGSACVSHFKAKNYWVGSIDLMPNEQADANVIVKPCDSWTQQEDEVVKAVDGIVGSDKLDAVLCVAGGWAGGNAAAKEFIKNADMMWKQSVWTSAISAAVASKYLKDGGLLVLPGAAPAVSGTPGMMGYGMAKAAIHQLIKSLAGKDSGLPKDSSALAILPVTLDTPMNRKFMSEADFGTWTKLEFVAELFDKWLAPGSRPGNGSLIKLVTKDNKTELVSVE from the exons ATGGCACTTGCTGGTAAAATTTTAGTATATGGTGGCAAAGGAGCCCTAGGATCAGCTTGTGTTAGCCATTTTAAGGCTAAAAACTAT TGGGTTGGATCCATTGATTTGATGCCAAATGAACAGGCTGATGCTAATGTAATTGTAAAACCATGTGACTCATGGACTCAACAGGAAGATGAAGTTGTTAAAGCTGTTGATGGAATTGTGGGAAGTGATAAGTTAGATGCTGTTCTGTGTGTAGCAGGAGGCTGGGCAGGTGGAAATGCTGCAGCAAAAG AATTTATAAAGAATGCTGACATGATGTGGAAACAAAGTGTTTGGACATCCGCTATATCTGCTGCTGTTGCttccaaatatttaaaagatggTGGACTACTTGTTCTTCCTGGTGCAGCACCTGCTGTTAGTGGCACTCCAG GTATGATGGGATATGGTATGGCAAAGGCTGCAATTCATCAGTTGATAAAAAGTTTAGCAGGAAAAGATAGTGGTCTTCCAAAAGATTCAAGTGCTCTTGCCATTCTACC tGTAACTTTAGATACTCCCATGAATAGAAAGTTTATGTCAGAGGCAGATTTTGGTACATGGACCAAACTGGAATTTGTTGCAGA attgtTTGACAAGTGGTTGGCACCTGGTAGTAGACCAGGCAATGGTAGTCTGATCAAGTTGGTAACTAAAGACAACAAAACAGAACTGGTGTCTGTGGaataa